In Candidatus Chlorohelix allophototropha, one DNA window encodes the following:
- a CDS encoding amino acid ABC transporter substrate-binding protein has product MISKSRVGVRYRMFTLLATLGLLLSMTLAACGDNTATPVPATTTAAATTSAATTAATTASGATSAAATTAAATGKFDGVIKFGAPLSLTGSLNNESKQTQNGYELWKEAVNNAGGIKIAGKAYSIDITYYDDESKQDKSAQLAEKLIKEDKVNFLLGPYGTNSTKTVSAIAEQYKIPMVEGNGAAESIFSQGYKYTFGVLSPSSNYLAGVVDALAAQSPKPKTVAILSANDNFSVEVADAAKKVAEKNGFQVVVYEKYPNAETNLTSQVAKVKDSNAEILLNSGHLNEAIAVVKAAKELKYSPVAMGFSVGPGLPEFADNLKADANYVLGGSQWTSAVKYKGTDIFASSQKYYDDYKKKFGVEPAYQAADGTACGLAFQYALEKAGTLDPTKVRDTLAGLDIMTFYGQIKFDDRGANIYKPMVVEQWQSGKKVTVWPNDVAETKMLFPTPAWDKRS; this is encoded by the coding sequence ATGATCAGTAAATCCCGAGTTGGGGTTCGTTACCGCATGTTTACATTACTGGCAACTTTAGGACTTTTATTGAGTATGACGCTGGCAGCTTGCGGTGATAATACCGCAACACCCGTGCCTGCTACCACAACTGCGGCGGCTACTACTTCCGCTGCTACTACAGCAGCAACCACTGCTTCAGGCGCAACTAGCGCAGCAGCAACCACAGCAGCAGCAACAGGTAAATTTGATGGGGTTATCAAATTTGGCGCACCACTTTCACTAACCGGAAGCTTGAACAATGAGTCTAAACAAACTCAAAATGGCTACGAACTGTGGAAAGAAGCAGTCAATAATGCCGGTGGTATCAAGATAGCTGGTAAAGCCTATTCGATTGATATTACCTATTATGATGATGAGAGCAAGCAGGATAAATCAGCGCAGTTAGCCGAAAAACTAATCAAAGAAGATAAGGTAAACTTCTTACTTGGTCCTTACGGTACAAACAGCACCAAAACTGTTTCAGCAATTGCAGAGCAGTACAAAATCCCGATGGTAGAAGGTAACGGCGCAGCCGAGTCTATCTTCTCGCAGGGCTACAAATATACCTTTGGTGTATTATCTCCTAGCAGTAACTACTTGGCAGGTGTTGTTGATGCCCTTGCTGCCCAAAGCCCTAAACCTAAAACAGTAGCGATACTCTCGGCTAACGATAACTTCTCGGTAGAAGTTGCTGATGCCGCCAAGAAAGTAGCCGAGAAAAACGGCTTCCAAGTAGTGGTGTATGAAAAATACCCTAACGCTGAAACCAACCTAACCAGCCAAGTTGCCAAAGTAAAGGATTCAAACGCGGAGATATTGCTCAATAGCGGTCACCTTAACGAAGCAATAGCGGTGGTAAAAGCTGCCAAAGAGCTTAAATACAGTCCTGTCGCAATGGGCTTTAGCGTAGGTCCCGGTTTGCCAGAATTCGCCGATAACCTGAAAGCAGATGCTAATTACGTGTTAGGCGGTTCTCAATGGACTTCAGCCGTCAAATACAAAGGAACGGATATATTTGCCAGTTCACAGAAGTATTATGACGATTATAAAAAGAAGTTTGGAGTTGAACCGGCTTATCAAGCGGCAGATGGTACTGCCTGTGGTTTGGCTTTCCAATATGCTCTAGAAAAAGCCGGTACGCTTGACCCTACTAAAGTGCGCGATACTCTCGCCGGTTTGGACATTATGACCTTCTACGGGCAAATCAAGTTCGACGATCGCGGCGCTAACATTTATAAGCCGATGGTAGTTGAGCAATGGCAAAGCGGTAAGAAAGTCACGGTATGGCCTAACGATGTAGCAGAAACAAAGATGCTCTTCCCTACTCCCGCTTGGGATAAACGCTCGTAA
- a CDS encoding site-specific DNA-methyltransferase yields the protein MLTSSSAGTNPGSIKVIHNYDRSDGLPLDQILIGECRETLDKLPEKSVDLIFADPPYNLQLQQELYRPNMTKVNAVEDDWDQFDSFAEYDRFTRDWLIACRRVLKDNGTLWVIGTYHNIYRVGAIMMDLGFWMLNDICWIKSNPLPHFKGVRFNNAHETLLWVKKSKDQKKYTFNYHAMKSLNGDKQMRSDWVLPICTGAERLKVDGHKAHPTQKPESLLFRVLLSSTNPGDVVLDPFFGSGTTGAVARKLHRHWIGIEQDPEYAELAQQRIENIHPQMFDEEVFSFVNKREAQRVPFNTLIERGYIQPGELLYFGSSNITAKVTVDGSLIAGELRGSIHSLGAKVAGLPACNGWENWYYRDDNGNFVVIDTLRERFRKEVIAS from the coding sequence ATGCTCACAAGTTCTTCTGCCGGAACCAACCCCGGGTCTATTAAAGTTATCCATAATTATGATCGCTCTGATGGCTTGCCACTTGATCAAATACTAATTGGCGAATGCCGCGAAACGCTTGATAAATTGCCTGAAAAAAGTGTTGACCTCATTTTTGCAGACCCTCCCTATAATCTTCAGTTACAACAGGAACTCTACCGCCCAAATATGACCAAAGTAAATGCGGTTGAAGATGATTGGGATCAGTTCGACAGTTTCGCCGAGTATGATCGCTTCACCCGTGATTGGTTGATTGCCTGCCGCAGAGTCTTAAAAGATAACGGAACATTGTGGGTTATCGGCACCTACCATAATATCTATCGAGTCGGCGCGATTATGATGGACTTGGGATTTTGGATGCTAAATGACATTTGCTGGATTAAGTCCAATCCCCTGCCCCACTTCAAAGGGGTGCGCTTCAACAACGCGCATGAAACCTTGCTCTGGGTGAAAAAGTCCAAAGACCAGAAAAAATACACCTTCAACTACCACGCCATGAAAAGCCTAAACGGTGACAAGCAAATGCGTAGTGATTGGGTGCTGCCGATTTGCACCGGTGCGGAAAGATTAAAAGTTGATGGTCATAAAGCGCATCCCACTCAGAAACCTGAATCTTTGCTTTTCAGAGTGCTATTATCTAGCACTAACCCCGGAGATGTGGTGCTTGACCCATTTTTTGGTTCGGGTACTACCGGGGCAGTTGCCCGGAAATTACATCGCCATTGGATCGGAATCGAACAAGACCCCGAATATGCGGAACTTGCGCAACAGCGTATTGAAAACATTCATCCCCAAATGTTTGATGAAGAAGTGTTCAGCTTTGTAAATAAACGTGAAGCCCAACGTGTACCATTCAACACCCTGATAGAGCGTGGTTATATACAGCCCGGTGAGTTACTTTATTTCGGCTCAAGCAATATTACTGCTAAGGTAACAGTTGATGGCTCGCTGATAGCAGGAGAGTTGCGAGGTTCTATACACTCGCTAGGTGCAAAGGTGGCAGGTTTGCCTGCCTGCAATGGCTGGGAAAATTGGTATTACCGCGATGATAATGGTAATTTCGTGGTAATTGACACTTTGCGAGAGCGCTTTAGAAAAGAAGTGATTGCATCCTAA
- a CDS encoding caspase family protein — protein MDANLSQIENRYAVCVGIDNFKNPDQIASLKFAEANAKAMDSLLGKMGFEPKNRRLVVGEIASFEAIKATLTTFGAVKPKANDLVIFYYAGYFLDIQIEEDEGTIVLASYDLDLEEIRKNPEYRLQKTLRLGMLREIFEYSKSTNVLFIFDTCLGGDYELSESSLQVTLNFVFANQHPGRVVVSSCLPQEEYNKSEGNLGLFAGHLVSALEGQTEEAKNPEGNLTVGTLYKYLLKIMPHEYRPIQSSPELDKLILA, from the coding sequence ATGGATGCAAATTTATCACAAATTGAAAATCGCTACGCCGTTTGTGTTGGTATTGATAACTTCAAAAACCCAGACCAGATTGCCTCTTTAAAATTCGCCGAAGCCAATGCAAAGGCGATGGATTCATTGCTTGGCAAGATGGGATTTGAACCTAAAAATCGTCGGCTTGTTGTGGGCGAAATCGCCTCATTCGAAGCGATAAAAGCTACCCTAACCACCTTTGGAGCAGTAAAGCCAAAAGCTAATGACCTCGTTATTTTCTATTATGCTGGCTATTTCCTCGACATTCAGATAGAAGAGGACGAAGGTACTATCGTTTTAGCTTCTTATGACCTCGACCTAGAAGAAATCCGTAAAAACCCCGAATATCGCCTTCAGAAAACGCTCAGATTGGGAATGTTGCGAGAAATTTTCGAATACTCCAAATCAACGAATGTACTTTTTATCTTCGATACTTGCCTTGGGGGAGATTATGAACTCTCCGAATCGAGTTTGCAGGTAACTCTTAATTTTGTATTTGCTAACCAACACCCCGGTCGGGTCGTTGTTTCAAGTTGTCTGCCACAGGAAGAATACAATAAGAGCGAAGGTAATCTTGGATTGTTTGCCGGACATCTGGTCAGTGCGTTAGAGGGACAAACTGAGGAAGCTAAAAATCCTGAAGGCAATTTAACAGTAGGCACATTGTACAAATATTTGCTCAAGATAATGCCACATGAATATCGCCCTATCCAAAGCAGTCCCGAACTCGACAAATTAATTCTGGCATAG